One genomic region from Natrinema caseinilyticum encodes:
- a CDS encoding polysaccharide deacetylase family protein yields the protein MTNRNRRSIVTTVAATGTLGLAGCLSQLDKWRGKNNSPKEKDEDTNQSDTNEPDLPGESVEEFESLDGWSALIDSGKLEAGTDDPYAGSQSAHLTASEGTEAAAIYRSIPDGTDLSGKNFSLAVKFTGRKQLRLTLELFAPNSQNAHVLQRTLIGPKDRWVRVDFGTGRIETQPDLSDVRQIRISARRRGEMSGPIDCQVDDLRAVDRPETGKVMLLFDGILESHYTEALDIMKSYDYAGVEAVIPEAIGEDGRLTIDRLEEMKDAGWDIAARPRTGSKFLHEFDPDMQKGMIERTKRHLEELGFEDGARHFITPRNVLSSTARDLVEQYHEQAFRFGGSPNALPLTDPYNLGFFSGAAGEVTKTYVDYAAEYGQLAVLQFDYINSEKGITASGFESILEYINGKNVEVVTATELLES from the coding sequence ATGACGAATCGAAACCGACGATCGATCGTGACGACTGTTGCAGCGACTGGAACGCTCGGCCTGGCCGGCTGTCTGTCACAGTTAGACAAGTGGCGTGGAAAAAATAATTCTCCAAAAGAAAAGGACGAAGACACCAACCAGTCCGACACTAACGAGCCAGACCTACCCGGAGAATCGGTCGAGGAGTTCGAGTCCCTCGACGGATGGTCCGCCCTGATCGACAGCGGCAAACTCGAGGCGGGAACAGACGATCCGTACGCCGGGTCGCAATCGGCCCACCTTACGGCGAGTGAAGGAACCGAAGCAGCGGCCATATACAGGAGTATTCCCGACGGGACAGATTTGAGCGGAAAGAACTTCTCGCTGGCCGTCAAATTCACCGGTCGCAAGCAACTCCGCCTCACGCTCGAGTTGTTCGCTCCGAACTCACAAAACGCCCATGTGCTACAACGGACGCTCATTGGACCGAAAGACCGATGGGTACGAGTCGACTTCGGCACTGGACGAATCGAAACTCAGCCCGACTTATCGGACGTTCGTCAGATTCGAATATCCGCTCGTAGACGCGGTGAGATGTCCGGTCCGATCGACTGTCAGGTCGACGACCTCCGAGCCGTCGACCGTCCGGAGACTGGAAAAGTGATGCTCCTGTTCGACGGGATACTCGAGAGCCACTATACCGAGGCCCTCGACATTATGAAGTCCTACGACTACGCGGGTGTCGAAGCGGTGATCCCCGAGGCTATCGGTGAAGACGGCAGACTCACCATCGACAGACTCGAAGAGATGAAAGACGCGGGGTGGGATATAGCGGCCCGACCGCGTACCGGCTCGAAATTCCTTCACGAGTTCGACCCCGATATGCAAAAAGGGATGATCGAACGAACCAAGCGACATCTCGAGGAGCTCGGCTTCGAGGACGGCGCGAGGCACTTCATCACACCGCGGAACGTACTCAGCTCGACCGCCCGTGATCTCGTCGAGCAGTACCACGAGCAGGCGTTTCGGTTCGGAGGCAGCCCGAACGCGTTACCGCTTACCGACCCGTACAATCTCGGATTCTTCTCGGGTGCTGCCGGCGAGGTGACGAAGACTTACGTCGATTACGCTGCCGAGTACGGCCAACTCGCAGTCTTACAGTTCGATTACATCAATAGTGAGAAGGGTATCACCGCGAGCGGATTCGAAAGCATCCTCGAGTACATTAACGGAAAGAACGTCGAAGTCGTAACGGCAACCGAGTTGCTAGAATCGTAA
- a CDS encoding glycosyltransferase family 2 protein: protein MTRVSVVIPTYNRAAKLPNAIDSALEQTIDDLEVIVVDDGSTDDTESVLARYDDQRVRPVVHATNQGANVARNTGIDHARGEYIAFLDSDDSWHPQKLERQLASLEDRSSDWVGVYCDIAFELSGTNGWLRGVAASIFARADEVPTQEGDEELIGEILAGNVHPCAGSTLLVRTEVAREVDGFDETLDRFQDPEFCLRLLKQGKLAYVDDPLVRCEETGHPSADVIANASEEYLSMYEDDVDRFEDEGYEIRSTHALILAKRYFAEGRFLRGALHLRNATVSPRTYPGVCWVAGVGVRRRPLPVVVTLAVLLVATSFGKRALSS from the coding sequence ATGACTCGCGTCAGTGTTGTTATACCGACATACAATAGAGCGGCCAAGCTCCCGAACGCCATCGACAGCGCGCTGGAGCAGACGATCGACGACCTCGAGGTGATCGTCGTCGACGACGGATCGACGGACGACACCGAGTCCGTGTTAGCTAGATACGATGACCAGCGTGTTCGACCGGTGGTTCACGCCACCAATCAGGGTGCCAACGTCGCACGAAACACGGGAATCGACCATGCGCGCGGAGAATACATCGCTTTCCTCGACTCGGACGACAGTTGGCATCCCCAGAAACTCGAGCGCCAACTCGCATCCCTCGAGGACCGCTCGAGCGATTGGGTCGGCGTCTACTGCGATATAGCGTTCGAACTCTCGGGCACGAACGGTTGGCTTCGAGGTGTCGCCGCGTCGATTTTCGCCCGCGCGGACGAAGTGCCTACTCAAGAGGGCGATGAGGAACTTATCGGAGAGATTCTCGCCGGTAACGTTCATCCGTGTGCGGGTTCGACACTGCTCGTGCGGACCGAGGTCGCCAGGGAGGTCGACGGCTTCGACGAAACGCTCGATCGATTTCAGGATCCGGAATTCTGTCTGCGGCTTCTCAAGCAGGGGAAGCTCGCGTACGTCGATGACCCTCTCGTCCGCTGTGAAGAGACCGGCCATCCGTCTGCGGACGTGATCGCAAACGCGAGCGAGGAATACCTGTCGATGTACGAAGACGATGTCGATCGGTTCGAGGACGAGGGTTACGAGATTCGCTCGACTCACGCGCTAATCCTCGCAAAGCGGTATTTTGCGGAGGGCAGATTTCTTCGAGGAGCATTGCATCTCCGAAACGCGACAGTGTCACCACGAACCTACCCCGGCGTCTGCTGGGTTGCCGGTGTCGGCGTTCGGCGCCGGCCGCTTCCGGTCGTCGTGACACTGGCCGTGTTGCTGGTCGCGACATCGTTCGGGAAGCGCGCGCTTTCTTCGTGA
- a CDS encoding succinylglutamate desuccinylase/aspartoacylase domain-containing protein, producing the protein MRPESLPDTLPRRSVLAKTGGCVLASATITGAANAADQLDSGGVSQESFPIREGTSEETTVYVTTADADGPTAFVIGGMHGNEVAGYTAAGKVSNWAIEAGTLVTIPEANAVAIERGTRNDQDGNNLNRVFPEWSTPETKLGRAIWNVVSKYQPDVVIDLHESIGIYGGNASNGVGQAIFTGDGTNEATQVTDFVNRNYVDDPDLAFQVGGFSSPDARPQDLLVHKAARDLGADAFLAETYSGVALEQRVQWHTAIVERLLRDEVSPNGIISESEPSIESQSQPQPTKTAGDESGSDSVKPTAKITTLPTWTSVSSLDKGQTITLDASQSNAPPSGIDCYEWKIGPDGTFEKAGAKVDVTVEGANYPVTVRVRGNNGTSDTDEVTLSTGC; encoded by the coding sequence ATGAGACCCGAATCACTTCCAGACACACTCCCACGGCGATCAGTATTGGCTAAGACAGGCGGATGTGTGCTCGCAAGCGCAACCATCACCGGTGCCGCTAACGCAGCAGACCAGCTCGACTCGGGGGGTGTCTCTCAAGAGTCGTTCCCCATTCGTGAAGGAACGTCCGAAGAGACGACTGTATACGTTACCACTGCGGATGCCGACGGGCCAACCGCCTTCGTCATCGGCGGAATGCACGGGAATGAAGTCGCTGGTTACACGGCTGCCGGGAAGGTTTCTAACTGGGCGATCGAGGCTGGCACACTCGTCACGATTCCCGAAGCCAATGCTGTCGCTATCGAACGGGGTACCCGGAACGATCAGGACGGAAACAATCTCAACCGGGTGTTCCCAGAGTGGTCTACGCCCGAAACGAAACTCGGACGAGCTATCTGGAACGTCGTTAGCAAGTACCAACCCGATGTCGTCATCGACCTCCACGAGTCGATTGGAATTTACGGTGGCAACGCATCGAACGGCGTTGGACAGGCGATTTTCACCGGCGACGGTACCAACGAGGCTACTCAAGTGACGGACTTCGTCAATCGGAACTACGTCGACGACCCAGATCTCGCGTTCCAGGTCGGTGGGTTTTCCTCCCCGGATGCCAGGCCGCAAGATCTACTGGTCCACAAGGCCGCCCGTGATCTGGGAGCCGACGCGTTCCTCGCAGAGACTTACTCCGGCGTCGCACTCGAGCAACGTGTCCAGTGGCACACGGCGATCGTCGAGCGACTCCTCAGAGACGAGGTATCCCCGAACGGGATAATTTCCGAATCCGAACCGAGCATCGAATCGCAGTCCCAACCCCAACCAACTAAGACGGCGGGCGACGAGAGCGGATCGGACAGCGTCAAACCGACCGCAAAGATCACCACTCTGCCGACCTGGACCTCCGTTTCATCCCTCGACAAGGGTCAGACGATCACACTCGACGCCTCCCAGTCGAACGCTCCTCCCAGCGGCATCGACTGCTACGAGTGGAAGATTGGTCCCGACGGAACCTTCGAGAAAGCCGGCGCGAAGGTCGATGTGACGGTCGAGGGTGCCAACTATCCGGTCACCGTGCGTGTCCGCGGTAACAACGGAACGTCTGACACGGACGAAGTCACGCTCTCGACCGGCTGTTGA
- a CDS encoding polysaccharide deacetylase family protein, with protein MDQKRATRRRFLALSGATGIVGMAGCAERFNPMSKDSDNDNDKDDESDSTDDSSVPGLVDGVPPLETKFNSREKFGQPGESLDNFSNLDDWTVVRGTGEADSDIVFDGDQSLKLQSNGNENITVERSLQDEDLTDTDLSLAIRTTTPMQITVNMRIIDQFGNQKVYSLRNISYRTPDAGWFRSSPGVFTQSSVKPSLDYLDRLEIRVLHSKPQAEVWIDDLRTHETADTGYVMLSWDDGWTDYYETAAPLHDEYGFSTVQAVIPRRVEQAGGGYMSLSQLQERQDKGDQIVVHGTHSPIHELEDKEVIAERLKKDKEWFIQNEIEGANYIVHPHNSFDKTSLKQATNYHYSGGFNQAGNVNTTNVYGFDPLVLPRTIGNDLEISKQCVDLASQHNQCTILNFHRFDANNTMSADDYESLLKYINDTDIEVITFDDLWKLRASGR; from the coding sequence ATGGATCAAAAACGTGCGACACGAAGGCGGTTTCTCGCACTGTCGGGTGCGACGGGAATTGTGGGGATGGCGGGCTGTGCGGAGCGGTTCAATCCCATGTCGAAAGATAGCGATAACGACAACGATAAGGACGACGAGTCGGATTCAACCGACGACTCGTCCGTCCCCGGACTCGTGGACGGGGTTCCACCGCTCGAAACCAAATTCAACAGCCGAGAAAAGTTCGGCCAACCGGGAGAGTCACTCGACAACTTCAGCAATCTCGACGACTGGACCGTCGTTCGCGGGACGGGCGAAGCGGATTCGGATATCGTGTTCGACGGTGATCAGAGCCTCAAACTCCAGTCGAACGGAAACGAGAATATCACCGTCGAAAGGAGTCTTCAGGACGAAGACCTGACGGATACGGACCTCTCGCTCGCGATACGGACGACGACGCCGATGCAGATCACGGTCAACATGCGGATCATCGACCAGTTCGGCAACCAGAAAGTGTACTCCCTGCGGAATATCTCGTACCGGACGCCCGACGCCGGCTGGTTCAGATCGAGTCCCGGCGTCTTCACACAATCTTCGGTCAAACCGTCGTTAGATTACCTCGATCGACTCGAGATTCGGGTGCTCCATTCGAAGCCGCAAGCGGAGGTCTGGATCGACGACCTGCGCACACACGAAACAGCAGATACGGGGTACGTCATGCTGAGCTGGGACGACGGATGGACCGACTATTACGAGACGGCCGCACCGCTTCACGACGAGTACGGCTTCTCGACGGTTCAGGCAGTGATTCCGAGGCGGGTCGAACAGGCTGGAGGGGGATACATGTCGCTCTCGCAACTCCAGGAACGCCAGGACAAGGGCGACCAGATCGTCGTTCACGGTACGCACAGCCCCATTCACGAACTCGAAGACAAAGAAGTGATCGCGGAACGGCTCAAAAAAGACAAAGAGTGGTTCATCCAGAACGAAATAGAAGGGGCGAACTACATCGTCCATCCGCACAACAGCTTCGACAAGACGAGCCTCAAACAAGCGACGAACTACCATTACAGTGGCGGCTTCAATCAGGCTGGCAACGTCAATACGACGAACGTCTACGGATTCGATCCGCTCGTGTTGCCGCGAACGATCGGGAACGACCTCGAGATTTCGAAACAATGCGTCGATCTAGCGTCTCAACACAACCAGTGTACGATTCTCAACTTCCATCGGTTCGATGCCAACAACACGATGTCCGCGGACGATTACGAGTCGCTACTCAAATATATCAACGACACCGACATCGAAGTAATCACGTTCGACGACCTCTGGAAACTGCGGGCAAGCGGCCGCTGA
- a CDS encoding asparagine synthase-related protein, with translation MNRELFGVFGGSETFERFRSSDEFDEVLYGSTVTVGIRDPDLGTPGWSATYTGEEGCCLIWGEVYVPHDDQNAARWLLEEYETDGTDALAGLNGSYLAVVDSEQSGGAFVATDPVRSRECFYTDDAGARVFGTDSAAVGRVLSDPMLHRDSLLEFLHLGVTLGEKTAFTDLCRLPIDSLLTPKSVVSLDRFVYRPRQFDVVDELADRLERALRRRASLPGRKGLLLSAGYDSRIILSEVTDIEHSYTVGTPTAAEVRAAKRLASQYDAIHTAFQPDERYIRPDDSKTRYTHGIKESLHIHHAGYTDEIQVDTMYHGLLFDTFFRGHFTAENTVDVFGKRVPTGRLESNPNPVETLLEKFGYNREVSLELAEMLSFDVDPETFVRETIARELETVRDRVDSTQNAISCCGIANQPSVPFHAHLSDNFLTPFLATDRELIDWHLRTPPERRTTDTFLQACERIDPHILRHRPPDRPYDATLLNEVEGFVRRKTPFLASFEPPWPNRELLFERHDLDRRLLADFEHVHTLPARHKLRITDIRGWLEWWSQSQMRSLPWLRPPDSSVV, from the coding sequence ATGAACAGGGAACTCTTCGGCGTATTTGGCGGGAGCGAGACGTTCGAGCGGTTCAGATCTAGTGACGAATTCGACGAGGTACTCTACGGATCGACGGTGACGGTCGGAATCAGGGATCCGGATCTCGGAACCCCCGGGTGGAGCGCCACATATACCGGTGAGGAGGGGTGTTGTCTCATCTGGGGAGAGGTATATGTTCCCCACGATGATCAGAATGCCGCGCGATGGCTTCTGGAAGAATACGAGACGGACGGAACCGATGCGCTCGCGGGACTCAATGGGTCGTATCTGGCCGTCGTGGATTCGGAGCAAAGTGGCGGAGCATTCGTCGCAACTGATCCGGTTCGCTCCCGGGAATGTTTCTATACCGATGATGCGGGCGCTCGAGTCTTCGGAACGGACTCCGCAGCGGTCGGTCGGGTGCTCTCGGATCCGATGCTTCATCGGGACAGCCTCCTGGAGTTCCTCCATCTGGGAGTGACCCTCGGTGAGAAAACGGCGTTCACTGATCTGTGTCGATTACCGATAGATAGTCTCCTCACGCCAAAATCTGTCGTCTCTCTGGATCGGTTCGTCTACCGTCCACGACAATTCGACGTCGTAGACGAACTCGCTGATCGACTCGAGCGCGCCCTCCGACGACGAGCCTCGCTACCCGGACGGAAGGGATTGTTACTTTCTGCGGGCTACGACTCGCGAATCATCCTCTCGGAAGTAACCGACATCGAGCACAGTTACACAGTTGGAACCCCGACAGCGGCGGAGGTGCGTGCTGCAAAACGACTGGCGTCACAGTACGATGCGATTCACACCGCCTTCCAACCCGACGAGCGGTATATCCGCCCCGATGATTCGAAAACCAGGTACACACACGGGATCAAAGAATCGCTGCATATCCACCACGCCGGATATACGGACGAGATTCAGGTCGACACGATGTACCACGGTCTTCTTTTCGACACGTTCTTTCGCGGCCACTTCACCGCTGAGAACACCGTTGACGTCTTCGGTAAACGCGTCCCAACCGGCCGCCTCGAATCCAACCCGAACCCCGTGGAAACGCTGCTCGAGAAGTTTGGATACAATCGCGAGGTCAGTCTCGAACTCGCCGAGATGCTGTCTTTCGATGTCGATCCTGAAACGTTCGTCAGGGAAACCATCGCAAGGGAACTCGAAACGGTACGGGACCGTGTCGATTCGACGCAGAACGCCATCTCTTGCTGTGGCATCGCGAACCAGCCGTCGGTCCCGTTTCACGCCCACCTGTCAGATAACTTCCTTACGCCGTTTTTGGCGACTGATCGCGAACTGATCGATTGGCACCTCCGGACACCTCCGGAACGCCGAACGACGGACACCTTTCTTCAGGCGTGCGAGCGGATCGACCCCCACATCTTGCGACATCGACCACCGGATCGGCCGTACGATGCGACGCTGCTCAACGAGGTGGAAGGATTCGTTCGCCGTAAAACGCCGTTTCTCGCGTCGTTCGAACCGCCCTGGCCCAATCGTGAGCTGCTCTTCGAGCGCCACGACCTCGATCGCCGACTGTTGGCAGATTTCGAGCACGTCCATACGCTCCCCGCCAGACACAAGCTTAGGATTACAGATATCCGCGGATGGCTCGAGTGGTGGTCACAATCGCAAATGCGGTCGCTTCCATGGTTGCGTCCACCGGATTCGTCGGTGGTATAG
- a CDS encoding DUF7344 domain-containing protein, producing the protein MKAKHISSEEVNETSSNDEAQGESDETDNPAEEPAFSKDEIFHLLQNERRRLVLRYLRGTEGPVRMRDVAEQVAAWEHDTTVEELTSTQRQRVYIPLYQSHLSKLDEVGVIDYQQNRGIVERKPLADQFERYLELDSTDETTDDRNDDSSDWDDYYIGATVLCYVVLLGAVMELPFVSFLSGIGLSALILFLFTVLTASRMMN; encoded by the coding sequence ATGAAAGCGAAACATATCAGCTCGGAAGAAGTAAATGAGACGAGTTCGAATGACGAAGCTCAGGGTGAGAGCGACGAGACTGATAACCCCGCTGAAGAGCCTGCTTTTTCGAAAGATGAAATCTTTCATCTCCTGCAAAACGAACGACGGCGGTTGGTCCTCCGATATCTACGGGGGACCGAAGGACCCGTACGCATGCGTGATGTCGCGGAACAAGTCGCAGCGTGGGAGCACGATACGACCGTCGAAGAGCTCACGTCGACTCAACGCCAGCGCGTCTACATCCCTCTCTATCAGTCGCATCTCTCGAAGCTCGACGAAGTTGGCGTCATCGATTACCAGCAAAATCGTGGTATCGTCGAACGAAAACCGCTCGCCGACCAGTTCGAGAGGTACCTCGAGCTAGATTCGACAGACGAGACGACAGACGACCGTAACGACGACAGTAGTGATTGGGACGATTATTACATTGGCGCGACGGTCCTCTGCTATGTAGTCCTACTCGGTGCAGTGATGGAGTTGCCGTTCGTTTCGTTCCTCTCTGGAATCGGCCTAAGTGCGCTGATACTCTTCCTCTTTACCGTCCTCACCGCGAGCAGAATGATGAACTGA
- a CDS encoding DUF1616 domain-containing protein encodes MSNDHWWFFDQAAIIAATGFVTFVLISDVSGVIRIAMAMPLLLFFPGYTLVSALFPDKPNDEYQSFDEEKTGLGNPLLVSGGLKPVERTVLSVVCSVLLVSVIALISALTPRGLSAETVLPGISVLIVVLALVAIVARYRCPLDQRFVPSISFFSPFFSRTRPDSFGQIDRRPYNIAIAVGLILLAASSGFAVANPPQQDGFTEFSVETENVTSEVVPLYKSTYVSGEQQELQVSITNQEHEERTYTTVVLLQQVSYGDDEVTVNQSIQLDRKTSTVADGATQQQALNVTPRMRGSNLRLVLLLYETEPPAQPSAENAYQVIRLPIEVR; translated from the coding sequence ATGAGCAACGACCACTGGTGGTTTTTCGATCAGGCAGCCATCATTGCAGCGACTGGATTCGTCACGTTCGTTCTTATTTCAGATGTTTCGGGGGTGATACGAATAGCGATGGCGATGCCTCTCCTCCTCTTTTTTCCGGGGTATACGCTCGTCTCAGCCCTCTTCCCGGACAAACCAAACGACGAATACCAGTCCTTCGACGAAGAAAAAACCGGATTGGGTAATCCCCTGTTGGTGTCCGGTGGTCTCAAGCCGGTCGAACGGACGGTCCTCTCAGTCGTCTGTAGTGTCTTGCTGGTTTCAGTGATTGCCCTCATCTCGGCTTTGACCCCCAGGGGTTTGAGTGCCGAAACGGTGCTCCCCGGCATTTCGGTCCTGATCGTCGTCCTCGCTCTCGTCGCGATCGTGGCTCGCTACCGGTGTCCCCTCGATCAGCGATTCGTTCCATCGATTTCTTTTTTCTCCCCGTTCTTCTCTCGGACACGGCCGGACAGTTTCGGCCAGATCGATCGCCGGCCGTATAACATCGCGATCGCTGTCGGTTTGATACTGTTAGCGGCGAGTAGCGGATTTGCCGTCGCAAACCCACCGCAACAAGATGGCTTCACAGAATTCTCGGTTGAAACGGAGAACGTTACCAGTGAGGTCGTTCCTCTCTACAAGTCGACGTACGTTTCGGGCGAACAGCAGGAACTGCAGGTGTCGATCACGAACCAGGAACACGAAGAGCGGACATATACGACCGTCGTCTTGCTTCAGCAGGTGAGCTACGGCGATGACGAAGTCACTGTGAACCAGTCGATCCAATTGGACAGAAAAACGTCTACCGTCGCCGATGGTGCAACTCAGCAACAGGCGCTTAACGTTACCCCGAGGATGCGAGGGAGCAATCTCCGACTGGTGCTGTTGCTATACGAGACCGAGCCGCCGGCCCAACCATCCGCTGAGAATGCGTATCAGGTTATTCGTCTTCCGATAGAGGTGAGATAG
- a CDS encoding glycosyltransferase, with product MHVLHLITSTRSFFEQQIAVLEDRGIECTVIGVPGDYSADSPRTPLDYLRFYPQVLSHVLSGEYDLVHGHYGLVAPFAIAQPIRPVVLSLWGTDVMSDMGWLRQISRIGARVADATIVPSPAMSRELDVDHVEVPFGVDTDLFRPISREEARDRIGWDPDGRVALFPYDPSRDVKDFSRAERVADLADVDLEVRTIDAVPYEEMPYYMNASDVLLVTSRRESGPMVVKEAAACNVPIVSTDVGFVRQTIDDVENCSVGTTNDELVAGLERVLDGDRRSNGREVIGGLGLEEMGDRVLDVYRRVLDRPDETISRTGVSHEI from the coding sequence CCTCGAGGATCGCGGCATCGAGTGTACCGTAATCGGCGTTCCAGGGGACTACAGCGCGGATTCCCCGCGGACGCCGCTCGATTATCTGCGCTTTTACCCGCAGGTACTTTCCCACGTCCTGTCGGGCGAGTACGACCTCGTCCACGGCCACTACGGGCTGGTCGCGCCCTTCGCAATCGCCCAGCCGATCCGCCCGGTTGTCTTGAGCCTGTGGGGGACTGACGTGATGAGCGACATGGGATGGCTGCGTCAAATTAGCCGAATCGGTGCTCGGGTTGCCGACGCCACGATCGTCCCGAGTCCGGCGATGTCCAGAGAACTCGACGTCGACCACGTCGAAGTTCCGTTCGGCGTCGACACGGATCTGTTCAGGCCGATCTCGCGCGAGGAGGCCCGCGACCGTATCGGCTGGGACCCGGACGGTCGTGTCGCTCTGTTTCCGTACGACCCAAGTCGCGACGTCAAGGACTTTTCGCGGGCCGAGCGCGTCGCCGACCTCGCCGACGTGGATCTCGAGGTGCGAACGATCGACGCGGTTCCGTACGAGGAAATGCCCTACTACATGAACGCAAGCGACGTTCTGCTCGTGACGTCGCGGCGAGAAAGCGGCCCCATGGTCGTCAAGGAGGCGGCCGCCTGTAACGTCCCGATCGTCTCGACCGACGTCGGCTTCGTCCGTCAGACGATCGACGACGTCGAAAACTGCAGCGTGGGAACGACGAACGACGAGTTGGTCGCCGGCCTCGAGCGCGTGCTCGACGGAGATCGGCGGTCGAACGGCCGCGAAGTGATCGGTGGACTTGGACTCGAAGAGATGGGAGATCGCGTTCTCGACGTGTATCGCCGCGTCCTCGATAGACCCGATGAAACGATCAGTCGAACGGGGGTCAGTCATGAGATATAG